A genomic stretch from Thermomonospora umbrina includes:
- a CDS encoding Fur family transcriptional regulator, which translates to MTARRDAVRDALARSEGFRSAQDIYATLRADGSKIGLTTVYRALQAMSDAGQVDVLRTDDGEAVYRACRTDEHHHHLVCRECGRTVEVEGPAVERWAEAIGAEHGFTGVTHTVEIFGVCPPCTAAKS; encoded by the coding sequence ATGACGGCCCGCCGGGACGCGGTGCGTGACGCGCTGGCGCGCAGCGAGGGTTTCCGCAGCGCGCAGGACATCTACGCGACGCTGCGGGCGGACGGCTCGAAGATCGGCCTGACCACGGTCTATCGCGCGCTCCAGGCGATGAGCGACGCCGGCCAGGTCGACGTGCTGCGCACCGACGACGGCGAGGCCGTCTACCGGGCGTGCCGCACCGACGAGCACCACCACCACCTGGTGTGCCGCGAGTGCGGCCGCACGGTGGAGGTCGAGGGTCCGGCGGTGGAGCGCTGGGCCGAGGCGATCGGTGCCGAGCACGGGTTCACCGGCGTCACCCACACCGTCGAGATCTTCGGCGTCTGCCCTCCCTGCACGGCCGCCAAGTCCTAG
- a CDS encoding protealysin inhibitor emfourin → MRVTVVRSGGFAGIERHGEADTASDPVLRALVARVDLSRVPPPGRIPDQFVYEVGIDGAVATVGESRLTGPLRELVHHVLGHGAAR, encoded by the coding sequence GTGAGGGTCACGGTCGTCCGCAGCGGCGGTTTCGCGGGAATCGAACGGCACGGTGAGGCGGACACCGCCTCCGATCCCGTCCTCCGGGCGCTGGTCGCCCGGGTGGACCTGAGCCGGGTGCCGCCCCCCGGCCGGATCCCCGACCAGTTCGTCTACGAGGTCGGCATCGACGGCGCCGTCGCCACGGTCGGCGAGAGCCGGCTCACCGGGCCGCTCCGCGAACTGGTCCATCACGTGCTGGGTCACGGCGCCGCGCGTTGA
- a CDS encoding isoprenyl transferase: MKRAVEPPYPHESGVRPPAIPKEFVPRHVAIVMDGNGRWAKERGLPRTEGHKRGEHSLFDVIMGAIELGVPYLSAYAFSTENWKRSPEEVRFLMGFNRDVIRRRRDQLHSMGVRVRWAGRRPKLWRSVISELEDAERMTQGNDVLTLQFCVNYGGRAEIADAAAAIGRDVKAGKLNPDKITEKVFARYLYRPEVPDVDLFLRPSGEQRSSNFLIWQSAYAEFVYQDVLWPDFDRRHLWHACEVYATRDRRYGGAMPNPVPTGTS; encoded by the coding sequence GTGAAGAGGGCCGTCGAGCCGCCGTACCCGCACGAGAGCGGGGTCCGGCCCCCGGCCATCCCGAAGGAGTTCGTGCCCCGGCACGTGGCCATCGTGATGGACGGCAACGGGCGCTGGGCCAAGGAGCGGGGCCTGCCGCGCACCGAGGGCCACAAGCGGGGGGAGCACTCCCTCTTCGACGTGATCATGGGCGCGATCGAGCTGGGCGTCCCGTACCTGTCGGCGTACGCGTTCTCCACCGAGAACTGGAAGCGCTCCCCGGAGGAGGTCCGCTTCCTGATGGGCTTCAACCGGGACGTGATCCGCCGCCGTCGCGACCAGCTCCACTCGATGGGGGTCCGGGTCCGGTGGGCGGGCCGGCGGCCCAAGCTGTGGCGCAGCGTCATCTCCGAGCTGGAGGACGCCGAGCGGATGACCCAGGGCAACGACGTACTGACCCTGCAGTTCTGCGTGAACTACGGCGGCCGGGCGGAGATCGCCGACGCGGCGGCGGCGATCGGCCGGGACGTCAAGGCGGGGAAACTCAACCCCGACAAGATCACCGAGAAGGTGTTCGCCCGCTACCTCTACCGCCCCGAGGTGCCGGACGTGGACCTGTTCCTGCGGCCGTCGGGGGAGCAGCGCTCCTCGAACTTCCTGATCTGGCAGTCGGCCTACGCCGAGTTCGTCTACCAGGATGTGCTGTGGCCCGACTTCGACCGTCGTCACCTGTGGCACGCCTGCGAGGTGTACGCCACCCGCGACCGCCGTTACGGGGGCGCCATGCCCAACCCGGTGCCGACCGGCACGTCCTGA
- the recO gene encoding DNA repair protein RecO — protein MSLYRDEGIVLRTQKLGEADRIVTVLTRRTGRVRAAAKGVRKTRSRFGARLEPFTHVDLQFYERRSLDLITQAETLRPYGEPLVTDYPRYTAGTAMLETAERLTAEEKEPALRQFLLLLGGLRTLADGSHDPRLVLDAYLLRSLSVAGWAPALDECARCGSRGRLRAFAIASGGAMCGTCRQPGAANPAPPTFQLMLALLRGDWGHADDSEPRHRAECSGLVAAYLQWHLEHGIRSLRHVERGGERGPAGPPDPIAMDITVNEERV, from the coding sequence GTGAGCCTCTACCGTGACGAAGGCATCGTGCTGCGCACCCAGAAGCTGGGTGAGGCGGACCGGATCGTCACGGTGCTGACCCGGCGCACCGGCCGCGTCCGCGCCGCCGCCAAGGGGGTGCGCAAGACCAGGTCCCGCTTCGGCGCCCGGCTGGAGCCGTTCACGCACGTGGACCTGCAGTTCTACGAGCGGCGTTCGCTGGACCTGATCACCCAGGCCGAGACGCTGCGCCCGTACGGCGAGCCGCTGGTGACCGACTACCCCCGTTACACGGCCGGCACGGCGATGCTGGAGACCGCCGAGAGGCTCACCGCGGAGGAGAAGGAGCCCGCGCTGCGGCAGTTCCTGCTGCTCCTCGGGGGCCTGCGCACGCTGGCCGACGGCTCGCACGACCCCCGGCTCGTGCTGGACGCCTACCTGCTGCGCTCGCTGTCGGTGGCCGGCTGGGCGCCCGCGCTGGACGAGTGCGCCCGCTGCGGGTCCCGGGGGCGGCTGCGGGCGTTCGCCATCGCGTCCGGCGGGGCGATGTGCGGCACGTGCCGGCAGCCGGGGGCGGCCAACCCCGCCCCGCCGACGTTCCAGCTCATGCTGGCGCTGCTGCGGGGCGACTGGGGGCACGCCGACGACAGCGAGCCCCGGCACCGGGCGGAGTGCAGCGGCCTGGTCGCCGCCTACCTGCAGTGGCATCTGGAGCACGGGATCCGGTCGCTGCGCCATGTGGAACGAGGGGGCGAGCGCGGGCCCGCCGGCCCGCCGGATCCGATCGCGATGGACATCACGGTGAACGAGGAGAGAGTGTGA
- the leuA gene encoding 2-isopropylmalate synthase translates to MYPEQQPSGMPFERYRPFTPVRLDDRTWPGETITEAPRWCAVDLRDGNQALIDPMDSHRKLQMFELLVRMGYKEIEVGFPAASQTDYDFVRKIIEEGRIPDDVVIQVLTQARPELIERTFESVRGARRAIVHLYNSTSTLQRRVVFGQDRDGITQIAVQGAELCAKLAEDMGDTEIFFQYSPESFTGTELEYAVEVCNAVNEVWRPTPDRKVIVNLPATVEMATPNVYADQIEWMHRNLAYRDSVILSLHPHNDRGTAVAAAELGYLAGADRIEGCLFGNGERTGNVCLVTLGLNLFTQGVDPMIDFSDVDEIRRTVEYCNQIAVHERHPYGGDLVYTAFSGSHQDAIKKGFDHLERDAAAAGVPVPEFHWEVPYLPIDPKDVGRSYEAVIRVNSQSGKGGVAYIMKTEHSLDLPRRLQIEFSRVVQEHTDSSGGEVTAERMWEIFEAEFLSGGPRVGLLAHRTSSRVDEKDQINCDVRVDGEIREIEGIGNGPISAFVDALAAVGVDARVLDYTEHALSAGTDAKAAAYIECEVDGRVMWGVGIDANTVTASLKGVLSAVNRAARA, encoded by the coding sequence ATGTATCCGGAGCAGCAGCCCAGCGGCATGCCCTTCGAGCGTTACCGCCCCTTCACCCCCGTCCGGCTGGACGACCGCACCTGGCCCGGCGAGACGATCACCGAGGCGCCTCGGTGGTGCGCGGTGGACCTGCGGGACGGCAACCAGGCCCTGATCGACCCGATGGACTCCCACCGCAAGCTGCAGATGTTCGAGCTGCTGGTACGGATGGGCTACAAGGAGATCGAGGTCGGGTTCCCGGCGGCCAGCCAGACGGACTACGACTTCGTCCGCAAGATCATCGAAGAGGGTCGGATCCCCGACGACGTGGTGATCCAGGTACTGACCCAGGCCCGGCCCGAGCTGATCGAGCGGACCTTCGAGTCGGTGCGCGGGGCGAGGCGGGCGATCGTCCACCTGTACAACTCCACCAGCACCCTGCAGCGGCGGGTGGTGTTCGGCCAGGACCGCGACGGCATCACCCAGATCGCCGTCCAGGGCGCCGAGCTGTGCGCCAAGCTGGCCGAGGACATGGGCGACACCGAGATCTTCTTCCAGTACTCGCCGGAGTCGTTCACCGGCACCGAGCTGGAGTACGCCGTCGAGGTGTGCAACGCCGTCAACGAGGTCTGGCGGCCGACCCCCGACCGCAAGGTCATCGTCAACCTGCCGGCCACCGTCGAGATGGCCACCCCGAACGTGTACGCCGACCAGATCGAGTGGATGCACCGCAACCTGGCGTATCGCGACTCGGTCATCCTGTCGCTGCACCCGCACAACGACCGGGGCACCGCGGTGGCCGCCGCCGAGCTGGGCTACCTGGCCGGCGCCGACCGCATCGAGGGCTGTCTGTTCGGCAACGGCGAGCGCACCGGCAACGTCTGTCTGGTCACCCTGGGGCTGAACCTGTTCACCCAGGGTGTCGACCCGATGATCGACTTCTCCGACGTCGACGAGATCCGGCGGACCGTCGAGTACTGCAACCAGATCGCGGTCCACGAGCGGCACCCCTACGGCGGCGACCTGGTCTACACCGCCTTCTCCGGCTCCCACCAGGACGCCATCAAGAAGGGCTTCGACCACTTGGAGCGTGACGCCGCCGCGGCGGGTGTCCCGGTGCCGGAGTTCCACTGGGAGGTGCCGTACCTGCCGATCGACCCCAAGGACGTCGGTCGCAGCTATGAGGCCGTGATCCGGGTCAACAGCCAGTCCGGCAAGGGCGGCGTCGCGTACATCATGAAGACCGAGCACTCGCTGGACCTGCCGCGACGGCTGCAGATCGAGTTCTCCCGGGTGGTGCAGGAGCACACCGACAGCTCGGGCGGCGAGGTCACCGCCGAGCGGATGTGGGAGATCTTCGAGGCCGAGTTCCTGTCCGGCGGGCCGCGGGTGGGGCTGCTGGCCCACCGCACCTCCTCCCGCGTGGACGAGAAGGATCAGATCAACTGCGACGTGCGCGTCGACGGGGAGATCCGCGAGATCGAGGGCATCGGCAACGGCCCGATCTCGGCGTTCGTGGACGCGTTGGCCGCCGTCGGCGTCGACGCGCGGGTGCTGGACTACACCGAGCACGCCCTCAGCGCGGGCACCGACGCCAAGGCCGCCGCCTACATCGAGTGCGAGGTCGACGGCCGGGTCATGTGGGGCGTCGGCATCGACGCCAACACGGTGACCGCCTCCCTCAAGGGCGTGCTGTCGGCGGTCAACCGGGCCGCCCGCGCCTGA
- a CDS encoding metal ABC transporter substrate-binding protein, producing the protein MFSSRRLRRVLPLTALAATTLIASTACGGGSDSAGDGTRVVASFYPLAWLSEQVGGAEVSVDTLTKPGAEPHDLELTPRQIAGLGEAGLVVYIKGLQPAVDKEIGRAKNDALDAASVVKTLPPPAEDGHGDEHGEEGHEDEASYDPHVWLDPSRMAAIATAVGERLAGADTAHAATYRANAKALAGRLTALDGEFRAGLKSCKLKSMVTAHAAFGYLADRYGLTQVSIAGIDPNSEPSPKRLAELTHEIKDNGATTVFTETLVSPKVAQTLAREAGVRTATLDPVEGLAEGSRDDYLSIMRKNLTTLRTALSCS; encoded by the coding sequence GTGTTCTCCTCCCGTCGCCTGCGCCGCGTCCTCCCGCTGACCGCCCTGGCCGCCACGACCCTGATCGCCTCGACCGCCTGTGGCGGGGGCTCGGACTCCGCCGGCGACGGCACCCGCGTGGTCGCCTCGTTCTATCCGCTGGCCTGGCTGAGCGAGCAGGTCGGCGGGGCCGAGGTGTCGGTCGACACGCTGACGAAGCCGGGCGCGGAGCCGCACGACCTCGAGCTGACCCCGCGGCAGATCGCCGGACTCGGCGAGGCGGGGCTGGTGGTCTACATCAAGGGCCTGCAGCCCGCCGTCGACAAGGAGATCGGGCGCGCCAAGAACGACGCCCTGGACGCCGCGTCGGTCGTGAAGACGCTCCCGCCGCCCGCCGAGGACGGGCACGGCGACGAGCACGGTGAGGAGGGGCACGAGGACGAGGCGTCCTACGACCCCCACGTCTGGCTCGACCCCTCCCGGATGGCCGCGATCGCGACCGCCGTCGGCGAGCGGCTCGCCGGAGCCGACACCGCGCACGCCGCGACCTACCGGGCCAACGCCAAGGCCCTCGCCGGACGCCTCACCGCATTGGACGGCGAATTCCGGGCAGGGCTCAAGAGCTGCAAGCTGAAGTCGATGGTCACCGCCCACGCCGCGTTCGGCTACCTGGCCGACCGGTACGGGCTCACGCAGGTGTCCATCGCCGGCATCGACCCCAACAGCGAGCCGTCGCCCAAGCGGCTCGCCGAACTGACCCACGAGATCAAGGACAACGGCGCCACCACCGTGTTCACCGAGACCCTGGTGAGCCCCAAGGTCGCCCAGACGCTGGCGCGCGAGGCCGGCGTCCGGACCGCGACGCTGGACCCGGTGGAGGGTTTGGCCGAGGGCTCCCGCGATGACTACCTTTCGATCATGCGCAAGAACCTGACCACCCTGCGCACCGCGCTGAGCTGCTCATGA
- a CDS encoding M4 family metallopeptidase has protein sequence MTCTILPPHILDSVARRSDDAALRDMARRTLVLSATQRVERRTTAVTASDPHEDFVPHRTVHDAAGRETLPGKAVRAEGDGSTGDKAVDESYDWLGVTFDFFEAAYRRNSIDGAGLKLVSTVHYGERYANAFWNGRQMVYGDGDGTLFLSFTGPLDITGHELVHGVTQYTADLEYFGQSGALNESMSDVFGSLVKQWHLKQTADRADWLIGQGLLGESVDGVALRSMKEPGTAYDDPRLGKDPQPGHMNDYVDTYRDNGGVHINSGIPNHAFYLLATALGGNAWEKAGRIWYDTLVGDAMRPTLDFKGFAAATIATAERLYGGSAAETEAVRSAWNGVGLGA, from the coding sequence ATGACCTGCACCATTCTCCCTCCGCACATCCTCGACAGCGTCGCCCGCCGGTCCGACGACGCCGCGCTGCGCGACATGGCCCGCCGGACCCTCGTCCTCAGCGCCACCCAACGCGTCGAACGCAGGACGACGGCGGTCACGGCCTCCGATCCCCACGAGGACTTCGTCCCCCACCGCACCGTCCACGACGCCGCCGGCCGCGAGACGCTGCCCGGCAAGGCCGTGCGCGCCGAGGGCGACGGCTCCACCGGCGACAAGGCCGTCGACGAGTCCTACGACTGGCTGGGGGTGACCTTCGACTTCTTCGAGGCCGCCTATCGCCGCAACTCCATCGACGGCGCCGGGCTGAAGCTGGTCTCCACCGTCCACTACGGCGAGCGGTACGCCAACGCCTTCTGGAACGGCCGCCAGATGGTCTACGGCGACGGGGACGGCACGCTGTTCCTGTCGTTCACCGGGCCGCTGGACATCACCGGACACGAGCTCGTCCACGGCGTCACCCAGTACACCGCCGACCTGGAGTACTTCGGCCAGTCCGGGGCGCTCAACGAGTCGATGTCCGACGTCTTCGGCTCCCTCGTCAAGCAGTGGCACCTCAAGCAGACCGCCGACCGGGCCGACTGGCTCATCGGCCAGGGGCTGCTGGGCGAGAGCGTCGACGGCGTCGCGCTGCGCTCCATGAAGGAGCCCGGCACCGCCTACGACGACCCCCGGCTCGGCAAGGACCCCCAGCCCGGGCACATGAACGACTACGTCGACACGTACCGCGACAACGGCGGCGTCCACATCAACTCCGGCATCCCCAACCACGCCTTCTACCTCCTCGCCACCGCCCTCGGCGGCAACGCCTGGGAGAAGGCGGGCCGGATCTGGTACGACACCCTCGTCGGCGACGCGATGCGGCCCACCCTCGACTTCAAGGGCTTCGCCGCCGCGACCATCGCCACCGCCGAGCGCCTGTACGGCGGGTCGGCCGCCGAGACCGAGGCCGTGAGATCCGCGTGGAACGGGGTAGGCCTGGGTGCGTGA
- a CDS encoding metal ABC transporter ATP-binding protein: MSPTPAPFRMTGGRVRLDGQEVLRGVDLRVEPGEVLALLGANGSGKSTLIRALLGLVPLAGGSTEIYGVPPSRFRDWRRIGYVPQRLTVGGGVPATVREVVSSGRIARRSRLRPFSTAADKEAVRRALESVGLTDRASHPAQRLSGGQQQRVLIARALAGEPDTFVMDEPTAGVDTASQAALAETLHTLVAQGRTIVLVAHELGPLEPLISRAVVLETGRVAHVGAPPPPEGDCAKPGHQHLHPHAPEAAPTPLTTWNPA; the protein is encoded by the coding sequence ATGAGCCCGACGCCTGCGCCCTTCCGGATGACCGGCGGCCGTGTTCGGCTGGACGGTCAGGAGGTGCTGCGCGGCGTCGACCTGCGGGTCGAGCCCGGCGAGGTGTTGGCGTTGCTCGGCGCCAACGGCTCGGGCAAGTCCACGCTGATCCGGGCGCTGCTGGGGCTGGTGCCGTTGGCCGGCGGGAGCACCGAGATCTACGGCGTGCCGCCCTCCCGGTTCCGCGACTGGAGGCGCATCGGGTACGTGCCGCAGCGGCTCACCGTCGGCGGCGGGGTGCCCGCCACCGTCCGGGAGGTCGTGTCCTCCGGCCGGATCGCCCGGCGCTCCCGACTGCGCCCGTTCTCCACGGCCGCCGACAAGGAGGCCGTGCGGCGGGCGCTGGAGTCGGTCGGGCTGACCGACCGGGCCTCCCATCCGGCCCAGCGTCTGTCCGGCGGGCAGCAGCAGCGGGTGCTGATCGCCCGCGCGCTGGCCGGGGAGCCCGACACCTTCGTGATGGACGAGCCCACCGCCGGGGTCGACACCGCCAGCCAGGCCGCGCTGGCCGAGACCCTGCACACGCTGGTGGCCCAGGGCCGCACCATCGTCCTGGTGGCGCACGAGCTGGGCCCGCTGGAGCCGCTGATCAGCCGGGCCGTCGTGCTGGAGACCGGGCGGGTCGCGCACGTCGGCGCGCCGCCCCCGCCGGAGGGCGACTGCGCCAAGCCGGGCCACCAGCACCTCCACCCGCACGCCCCCGAGGCCGCACCGACCCCGCTCACCACCTGGAATCCCGCTTGA
- a CDS encoding glycine--tRNA ligase: MARRSDVMDTIVNLSKRRGLVYPSSEIYGGLRASWDYGPLGVELKNNVKRQWWKSMVQGRDDVVGLDSSVILAREVWEASGHVREFVDPLTECQSCHKRYRADHLEEAYEHKHGRPPAAGLADLTCPNCGTKGAFTEPRMFNGLLKTYLGAVEDESGLAYLRPETAQGIFINYLNVQQSSRRKIPFGIGQIGKSFRNEITPGNFIFRTREFEQMEMEFFVEPGTDEEWHQYWIDQRLQWYVDMGIRKENLRLFEHPADKLSHYSKRTVDVEYRFDFQGGEWGELEGIANRTDFDLTTHGKASGQDLSFFDQEKGERFIPYVIEPAAGVDRCVLTFMMDAYAEDEAPNSKGKMEKRVVMRLDHRLAPVKAAVLPLSRNADLSPKARDLAARLRRNWNVEFDDAGAIGRRYRRQDEIGTPFCITVDFDTLEDDAVTIRERDSMNQERIALDQVESFLAAQLLGC; this comes from the coding sequence ATGGCCCGTAGATCCGACGTGATGGACACCATCGTCAACCTCAGCAAGCGTCGGGGTCTGGTCTACCCGTCGAGCGAGATCTACGGCGGCCTGCGCGCCTCCTGGGACTACGGCCCCCTCGGCGTCGAGCTGAAGAACAACGTCAAGCGCCAGTGGTGGAAGTCCATGGTGCAGGGCCGCGACGACGTCGTCGGCCTGGACTCCAGCGTCATCCTCGCCCGCGAGGTCTGGGAGGCCAGCGGCCACGTCCGCGAGTTCGTGGACCCGCTGACCGAGTGCCAGTCCTGCCACAAGCGCTACCGCGCCGACCACCTCGAAGAGGCCTACGAGCACAAGCACGGCCGTCCCCCGGCCGCCGGCCTGGCCGACCTGACGTGCCCCAACTGCGGCACCAAGGGCGCCTTCACCGAGCCGCGGATGTTCAACGGCCTGCTCAAGACCTACCTCGGCGCCGTCGAGGACGAGTCCGGCCTGGCCTACCTGCGGCCGGAGACCGCGCAGGGCATCTTCATCAACTACCTGAACGTCCAGCAGTCCTCCCGGCGCAAGATCCCGTTCGGCATCGGCCAGATCGGCAAGTCGTTCCGCAACGAGATCACCCCGGGCAACTTCATCTTCCGGACCCGCGAGTTCGAGCAGATGGAGATGGAGTTCTTCGTCGAGCCCGGCACCGACGAGGAATGGCACCAGTACTGGATCGACCAGCGCCTGCAGTGGTACGTCGACATGGGCATCCGCAAGGAGAACCTGCGGCTGTTCGAGCACCCGGCCGACAAGCTGTCGCACTACTCCAAGCGGACCGTGGACGTGGAGTACCGCTTCGACTTCCAGGGCGGCGAGTGGGGCGAGCTGGAGGGCATCGCCAACCGGACCGACTTCGACCTGACCACGCACGGCAAGGCCAGCGGCCAGGACCTGTCGTTCTTCGACCAGGAGAAGGGCGAGCGGTTCATCCCGTACGTCATCGAGCCCGCGGCCGGCGTGGACCGCTGCGTGCTGACGTTCATGATGGACGCCTACGCCGAGGACGAGGCCCCCAACTCCAAGGGCAAGATGGAGAAGCGCGTCGTGATGCGGCTCGACCACCGGCTCGCTCCGGTCAAGGCCGCGGTGCTGCCGCTGTCGCGCAACGCCGACCTGTCGCCCAAGGCGAGGGACCTGGCCGCGCGCCTCCGCAGGAACTGGAACGTGGAGTTCGACGACGCCGGCGCGATCGGCCGCCGCTACCGCCGGCAGGACGAGATCGGCACGCCGTTCTGCATCACCGTCGACTTCGACACCCTGGAGGACGACGCGGTGACGATCCGCGAGCGCGACTCGATGAACCAGGAGCGCATCGCCCTCGACCAGGTGGAGTCCTTCCTGGCGGCGCAGTTGCTCGGCTGCTAG
- a CDS encoding antibiotic biosynthesis monooxygenase family protein, which produces MIAITRYRVPEEDSESFAAELGAILEALAAAPGYLSGRVGRTVDDPTLWAMVTEWAGAGHYRRGIGAYEVRMRLIPLSAGAIDEPGAYEIVASR; this is translated from the coding sequence GTGATCGCCATAACCCGGTACCGCGTGCCCGAAGAGGACTCCGAGTCGTTCGCCGCCGAGCTCGGCGCGATCCTGGAGGCGCTGGCGGCGGCCCCGGGCTACCTCAGCGGCCGGGTCGGCCGCACGGTCGACGACCCCACCCTGTGGGCGATGGTCACCGAGTGGGCCGGCGCGGGCCACTACCGGCGGGGCATCGGCGCGTACGAGGTGCGGATGCGGCTCATCCCGCTGTCGGCCGGCGCCATCGACGAGCCGGGCGCGTACGAGATCGTCGCCTCGCGCTGA
- a CDS encoding metal ABC transporter permease: MTNPFAFDFMRIALVLAVLIGLTAPAIGTFIVQRRLALLGDGIGHVALTGIGLGLLTSTSPVLGALVVSTLGAVAIEILRARSRTGGDVALALLFYGGLAGGVLLTNVEGGGTSLQSYLFGSITSVTVGDLYVVSALAVGVLAVVVLFGRELFLLCQDEEVARASGLPTRMLSLLIAVTAAVTVVIAMRAIGLLLVSALMVVPVAAAQQLTRSFLSTMLAAMGIGVLSAVTGLLASFENDLPPGPSIVLVALALFMAAVLWRAIGGSLTRDGRTGRTLRSGSEATADAEVHK, translated from the coding sequence TTGACCAATCCGTTCGCCTTCGACTTCATGCGCATCGCCCTGGTCCTGGCGGTGCTCATCGGCCTGACCGCGCCCGCGATCGGCACCTTCATCGTCCAGCGGAGGCTGGCGCTGCTCGGCGACGGGATCGGGCACGTCGCGCTGACCGGCATCGGGCTCGGACTGCTCACGAGCACCTCGCCCGTCCTGGGCGCGCTGGTGGTGTCGACCCTGGGCGCCGTCGCCATCGAGATCCTGCGCGCCCGCAGCCGCACCGGCGGCGACGTGGCGCTCGCCCTGCTGTTCTACGGCGGGCTCGCCGGCGGCGTGCTGCTGACCAACGTGGAGGGCGGCGGGACGAGCCTGCAGTCCTACCTGTTCGGCTCGATCACCAGCGTCACCGTCGGCGACCTGTACGTGGTCTCCGCGCTGGCGGTCGGCGTGCTGGCCGTGGTGGTGCTGTTCGGGCGGGAGTTGTTCCTGCTGTGCCAGGACGAGGAGGTGGCCCGGGCCTCCGGCCTGCCGACCCGGATGCTGAGCCTGCTGATCGCCGTCACCGCCGCGGTCACCGTGGTGATCGCCATGCGCGCCATCGGGCTGCTGCTGGTCAGCGCGCTGATGGTGGTCCCGGTGGCCGCCGCGCAGCAGCTCACCCGGAGCTTCCTGTCGACCATGCTGGCCGCGATGGGCATCGGCGTGCTGTCGGCGGTGACGGGGCTGCTCGCGTCGTTCGAGAACGACCTGCCGCCCGGCCCCTCGATCGTGCTGGTGGCGTTGGCGCTGTTCATGGCGGCGGTGCTGTGGCGGGCGATAGGGGGTTCCCTCACCCGCGACGGTCGTACGGGCCGTACACTGCGTTCCGGCTCAGAGGCCACGGCAGACGCGGAGGTACACAAATGA
- a CDS encoding DUF6703 family protein, translated as MSTERDPHAPGLRGTIERRSATAVVFLHRLPTWSLLLTVFALLAVGMAGTGALAAAALGVLALFLAWFAYLNWPALDVGGRALRVGALAVLTVFALGRGLGRF; from the coding sequence GTGAGCACAGAACGCGACCCCCACGCCCCGGGACTACGGGGGACGATCGAGCGGCGCAGCGCGACCGCGGTGGTGTTCCTGCACCGGCTGCCGACCTGGTCGCTGCTGCTGACGGTGTTCGCCCTGCTCGCGGTGGGCATGGCGGGCACCGGGGCCCTCGCGGCGGCCGCGTTGGGGGTGCTGGCGCTGTTCCTCGCCTGGTTCGCCTATCTCAACTGGCCCGCGCTGGACGTCGGCGGGAGGGCCCTGCGGGTCGGCGCTTTGGCGGTCCTGACCGTGTTCGCCCTGGGTCGGGGCCTAGGCCGGTTTTGA